A stretch of Schistocerca americana isolate TAMUIC-IGC-003095 chromosome 3, iqSchAmer2.1, whole genome shotgun sequence DNA encodes these proteins:
- the LOC124607356 gene encoding zinc finger protein 319-like, with product MLTVPHIQSWAAPDSNWNQQYSCPNCFKVYRWMISLRRHMRLECGKEGNLCCSICSRRFKHKHHLVNHLGVHRRRDYMASGSS from the exons ATGCTAACTGTTCCACACATACAAAGCTGGGCTGCTCCAGACAGCAATTGGAATCAGCAGTATTCATGCCCTAATTGCTTCAAAGTATATCGCTGGATGATCTCATTGCGCAGACATATGAGATTAGAATGTGGAAAAGAGGGAAACCTTTGTTGCTCCATCTGCAGTCGTCGCTTCAAGCATAAGCATCACCTTGTTAATCACTTAGGTGTTCACAGACGCAG GGATTACATGGCCAGTGGAAGCAGTTAA